The genomic DNA CCAACTACGCTTCTTCGGCCAGGCTGCGCCCAACCGCAACCAAAGCCAGGCCGTCTACTTCCTCTCGCAAACCGGCGACGCCACGCCCGCCTTTGCCGACCGCCCCGCTCCCCCCTCCTCAACGGCGCCGTCCGACCAGGGCCGGTGCAGCGTCCGCTTCGAGGCCAACACCACCTACCTGCCCCAAACCGATGGCGGCGACCCCTGGTTGGGCGAACGCCTCTTCGCGCCGGCCCAGATCGAGCTTCCCCTGCGGCTGACTCACCCCACCGCCGGCGCAGCCACCCTGACCGTGCGCCTCTGGTCGGCCTCCGCATCGCCGAACGACCCCGACCACCATCTCATCGCCCACCTGAACGGGCAACCGCTCGGCGAAAGTCGGTGGGATGGCGCCCGTCGTTTCGAGGCCGCTTTCTCCTTCGACGCCGGCCTCCTCCAGGATGGCGACAACACCCTCACCCTCATCGCCCCCGGCGACACGGGCGCCGCCGCCGACCTGGTCTATCTCGATGCAGTCGCACTCGACTACCCGCGCCAGCTCATCGTCGGCGACGACCGCCTGGACTTCAGCGCCGCGGCGGGGGCGTTCCGCATCGACGGCTTCACCACGCCCGACATCGAACTATGGGACGCATCCGGGCCGGCGCGATTGACCGGATTCCAGGTCGGCGGGTCGGGGCAGGCGCATTGGCTCGCTTTTGGCGACGAGGGGCCGGGCGAGCGCCACTATTGGGCCGCCGCCGCCGGCGCCCTCCTCGCCCCGACCGCCATCCGCCCCGCCGCTGCTCCCATCCTCCCACCTGCGGCCGGGGCCGACTACATCGCCATCACCCACCCCAGCCTGGCCGAGGCCCTGCAACCGTTGGTCGAGCACCGGCAGAGCCAGGGGCTGCGGACGGTTGTTGTCAGCACCGAGGCCATTGCCGACCAGTTCGGCGCCGGCGTGATCGGCCCCAATGCCCTGGCCGGCTTCCTGCGCTGGGCCACGACAACCTGGCCTACCCCGGCCCCGCGCTTCCTGCTGCTGGCCGGCGATGCCAGCTACGACGCCGACCCGCAGGCCGATCTGGTCCCGACCGGCCTGGTGGCCACGGGCGAGGTGGGGGAGACGGCCAGCGACACCGACCTGGCTGACCTCGACCGCGATGGGCGGCCCGACCTGGCCGTTGGCCGTCTGCCGGCGCGCACGCCCGAGCAGATGGCGGCGATGGTGGACAAGACGTTGGCCTATGAGCAGGCAAAAGCGGGGGACTGGCAGCAGCAGGCCCTGTTCGTTGCCGACGACGATGACCCCTTCTTCGCCCAGTTCGACGAACAGATGCTGGCGCTGCTCCCACCTGACTTCCGGGCCGAACGCACCACTATTGGCGAGGAGGATGTCCGGGCCAGGCTGGCCGCCGATTGGCGAGCGGGACGAGGGCTGATCAGCTACATGGGTCACGGCGCCACCACCTTGTGGGCGCAAGAAGAGATCCTGACCAACGCCGACATTGCCGGGCTGGAATCGGACGGGCGGCTGCCGGTCGTCGTCGTCTGGGCCTGTCTGAGCGGTTACTTCCATCATCCCACCCAGGTCTCGCTAGGCGAAACCTTGTTGCTGACGCCAAAACGCGGGGCGGCGGCGGCGCTCGTCCCCACCGGCGCCACCTTCGCCGGCGATCAGATGGCCCTGGCCCAGGCTCTTTTCGGGCGACACATCTTCACCAGCCCGACCCTGGGCGAGGCCCTGCTGGCCTCCTACCGCGAACTGGACCCTGCCTCGCCCGGCCTGCGCGACATCATCCACACCTTTGTCCTCCTGGGCGACCCGGCGCTGTCTTTCAGGGCTGCACGGCCTCCGTGATCGCCAGAAATTCTTGCAGCCAGCCGGGCACGGCCTCCTGGTGGGGGGCGCGGTCGGGTTCGGCGGCCCCGGCCAACGCCGACTGCCACGACAACACCCGGCAGAGGGCGCCCAGACGCTGGGCCAGGTCAGCGGCAGCGAGGAGGTGATGAGGCGGGGCAGAAGCCGACCAGGGGGCCAGGTAGGCGTCGCGCAGGCGGGCCAGTTCGGGGGCAGTAGTGGGCAGGTCGAAGCGGGCGGCCGTGCTGCGCAGGCTGACGAGCAAGGTGCAGAAGGGGTGGGTGATGCAGGCGTCGCCCCAGTCAAAAAACTGGTAGCGGCCATCGTGCACGAAGATGTTGCCGTCGTGAAAGTCGTCGTGCTGGATGGTCTCTGGCAGGCCGTAGCTCGCCAGTTCCGCCGCCATGTCCGCCACCCGCGGGCGCAGGTCGAGCAAGCGCCGGTGCTCGGCCTGGCTGAGGCCGTCGGGCTGGCCGAGGCGGAGGTCGTCGGTGTCGGCCAACAGGCCGGCGTAGAGGGCGGGCAGCCGGGCCAGCCGGCGGTCGGGCACGCCGAGGGCCAGCATTTCATCGACATGGCCGGCCATGTCGAGCTGGAGGGTGGCGTAGTCTGGCAGCAGCCGCAGCCAGTACGAGAGATCGCGGTCGGATTGCAGCCGCGCTCGCAGGGTCTCGCCGCCGTCGGCCATCAGCATCCAGCCGCGGGCGGCGTCCACCGCCAGCAGGGCGGGCATGACGCCGGGGCGATGGCGCAACAGGGCCTGGGAGAGGCCGGCTTCGTAGATGGAGGCGGGGGCCGGGGCCTTGAAGAAGCAGGGGCCGGCGCTGGCCTGGAGGCGCATCACCACCGACCAGGGGCGGATGCGGGGCGGGTCGAGCGAGACGAGGCCCTGGCCGCGGGCTTCCAGGCTGGCTTCGATCCAGGCGCGCACCTGGTCGAACCAGGCCGGGTCGGCCCATGGGCGGGGGAGGGAGATGTCCATCGTCAAGACTGCGATCAGACGGCCGTCTGTACGATATCTTGGGGGAGGAAGAAATAGAATCCCGACTCGCCGCCCGCCGCAGCCAGCGCCTGGCCCAGATCCCGCCCGACCAGCGCGTAGTGCACATCCCACCCCGCGTCTCCGTTCAGCCAGCGATTGCCACGGTCGATCAGCGTCTCCAATGTGCGCCCGGTCATCGGCTCGCGGCGCCACTTGGCCTCACCGAACAACACCCGTCGCTCCGAGCGGTTGACGGCCACGATGTCGATTTGGGCGTCGCCGCTCCACCATGACCCGATCTCCTCGAAGCGAAAGGGGATGGCGCCGTCGGCCGAGGCGACGAGCATGTGACGGCGGGCGACCTCTTCCCACACCGGCGCCACAATCTGCGGCATGGCCAGACGAATCTGATCGCCGACTTCGTTTTGGCGGCGGCCGATCGCCAGGTAGTCCTCGTTTGGTAGCACCCACTGATGCCAGAAGCGGAAAAAGGGGTCGCGAAGATGGTAGCTGCCCCAACGATCCGGGTTGCGGGTGCGCTCGACGGCGCGACGATATTCGAGGATGCCCAATTCCACCAGGAT from Caldilineales bacterium includes the following:
- a CDS encoding aminoglycoside phosphotransferase family protein; this translates as MDISLPRPWADPAWFDQVRAWIEASLEARGQGLVSLDPPRIRPWSVVMRLQASAGPCFFKAPAPASIYEAGLSQALLRHRPGVMPALLAVDAARGWMLMADGGETLRARLQSDRDLSYWLRLLPDYATLQLDMAGHVDEMLALGVPDRRLARLPALYAGLLADTDDLRLGQPDGLSQAEHRRLLDLRPRVADMAAELASYGLPETIQHDDFHDGNIFVHDGRYQFFDWGDACITHPFCTLLVSLRSTAARFDLPTTAPELARLRDAYLAPWSASAPPHHLLAAADLAQRLGALCRVLSWQSALAGAAEPDRAPHQEAVPGWLQEFLAITEAVQP